The following proteins are co-located in the Cutaneotrichosporon cavernicola HIS019 DNA, chromosome: 3 genome:
- a CDS encoding uncharacterized protein (Domain of unknown function DUF21), with protein sequence MAPVYIRHSTVSSATTVASLSKLIHLVPAVLSNRHVKRGAEFVIAQQTGGDEEGPPADSPEFMVRLSLAFVFVILGGIFAGLTLALMGTDDLNLRVLATSSSDPAERRNAAKVLRLLSKGRHWVLVVLLLSNVIVNVSLPVFLDPVVGGGVQAVILSTVMILIFGEVIPQAVCVRYGLQIGGACAPAVWAMMLTFAPIAWPIAKFLDWILGHDAGHTYKKAELKSFLQFHREGEEPLRDDEITILNGVLSLNDRKVNQIMTPIGDCLTLASDKVLDRDAIDQILISGFSRIPVHEAGQPDNFIGMLLVKRLISYNPEDGLPVSKFPLLSLPEAKPNLNCFQALDYFQTGRAHLLLISDTPGQRGGAVGVLSLEDLIEEIIGEEIIDETDLFQDNHSKRKAQRKATATIMRGIIERNRVINALSRRPSGAAGSPDHSPAPLREGTREGVLVNLIDTPYSVNDSDNHDYLTAKGANRQSSRDVIYASPKPRLIDIDESPPAYPEQTGEQSQPSSHHEVDVAVIAQSPDTVRETIITAPAGDTKEDGSVAKIAKEITEEITEEISGQGKLIEVTVTDTDEAVDEIEGSVEGSTDADASDSTTKAPATSTSASAPTSAPTSSTSKSGGKKRKNKKKKKGDAEDPKMPEPYPTATSFATTAQAFVAKYPHERDAALGPERTNAGWEWRTKVDKFRGEQGYLARRATLLLPSEGIQEGEEEELWEEEDDAVAPHAPRRLEVEYSVVWSASYRVPMLCFRAWDESGTPSPLATVAAHFLRASIPTDTETGSRGDALLLPAAPFPLIQASEHPVTGAAVWSVHPCEVRNAVQEIVAAEGGEGDRLRWLEAWFMLSDSVVDLTL encoded by the exons ATGGCTCCCGTCTATATACGACACTCCACAGTGTCGTCGGCAACTACGGtcgcctccctctccaagctcatccACCTCGTTCCCGCCGTCCTCTCGAATCGCCATGTCAAACGCGGCGCCGAGTTTGTGATTGCTCAACAAACcggaggcgacgaggaaggtcCGCCTGCCGACTCACCAGAGTTCATGGTCAGGCTGTCCTTAGCCTTTGTTTTTGTCATTCTCGGCGGCATCTTTGCTGG actGACCCTCGCGCTCATGGGCACCGATGACCTTAACCTCCGCGTTctcgcgacctcgtcctccgaTCCCGCAGAGCGCCGGAACGCTGCCAAGGTCCTCCGGCTCCTCAGCAAGGGCCGTCATTGGGTCTTGGTCGTCCTGCTCCTCAGCAACGTT ATCGTCAACGTGTCGCTTCCCGTCTTTCTGGACCCCGTGGTTGGCGGAGGTGTTCAGGCAGTTATTTTGTCCACGGTGATGATTCTCATCTTTGGCGAAGTCATTCCTCAGGCT GTTTGCGTCCGCTATGGTCTTCAGATCGGCGGCGCCTGCGCACCCGCGGTGTGGGCCATGATGCTCACTTTCGCTCCCATTGCTTGGCCCATCGCCAAGTTCCTCGACTGGATTCTTGGTCACGATGCCGGTCACACGTacaagaaggccgagctgAAGAGTTTCCTCCAGTTCCaccgcgagggcgaggagccACTTCGTGACGACGAAATCACCATTCTGAATGGTGTGCTGTCGTTAAACGATCGCAAGGTCAATCAGATCATGACGCCCATCGGCGACTGCCTCACGCTTGCTTCCGACAAGGTTCTCGACCGCGATGCCATCGACCAAATCCTTATCTCGGGCTTCTCCCGTATCCCGGTCCACGAGGCAGGTCAGCCTGATAACTTCATCGGCATGCTGCTCGTCAAGAGGCTCATCTCGTACAACCCTGAGGACGGCCTGCCCGTTTCCAAGTTTCCCCTTCTGTCTCTTCCAGAGGCCAAGCCCAACCTGAACTGCTTCCAGGCGCTTGACTACTTCCAGACTGGCCGTGCACACCTGCTGCTGATCAGTGACACGCCCGGCCAGAGGGGCGGCGCCGTTGGTGTTCTGTCTCTCGAGGATCTCATCGAAGA GATCATTGGTGAGGAGATCATCGACGAGACAGACCTCTTCCAGGACAATCACTCGAAGAGAAAGGCGCAGCGCAAGGCTACTGCTACCATTATGC GCGGCATCATTGAACGCAACCGTGTGATCAACGCCCTTAGCCGACGACCCTCG GGAGCTGCAGGTTCCCCCGACCATTCCCCTGCACCTCTTCGTGAGGGGACTCGTGAGGGTGTTCTCGTCAACCTTATCGACACTCCATACTCCGTCAACGATTCCGACAATCACGACTACCTGACTGCGAAGGGTGCCAACAGGCAGAGTAGCCGGGACGTGATTTACGCGTCTCCCAAGCCCCGTCTCATCGACATTGACGAATCACCGCCCGCGTACCCCGAACAGACGGGCGAGCAATCTCAGCCATCCAGCCAccacgaggtcgacgtcgccgtcatcgCGCAGAGCCCCGACACCGTTAGGGAAACGATAATCACTGCGCCTGCAGGTGacaccaaggaggacggTTCGGTTGCCAAGATTGCGAAGGAGATTACGGAGGAGATTACGGAGGAGATCAGCGGCCAGGGCAAGCTCATTGAGGTCACTGTGACCGATACGGACGAGGCCGTGGACGAAATCGAGGGCAGCGTCGAGGGCAGCacggacgccgacgcgagTGACTCGACCACCAAGGCTCCCGCCACTTCGACTTCTGCGTCTGCGCCCACGTCTGCGCCCACGTCCAGCACGTCCAAGTCGGGCGGCAAGAAGCGGaagaacaagaagaagaagaagggcg ACGCTGAAGATCCCAAGATGCCGGAACCGTATCCAACCGCCACGTCGTTCGCGACGACCGCGCAAGCCTTTGTGGCCAAGTATCCACATGAGCGGGACGCAGCCCTTGGTCCAGAACGCACGAACGCAGGCTGGGAATGGCGTACCAAGGTGGACAAG TTCCGAGGCGAACAGGGATATCTCGCGCGCCGGGCGACACTGTTGCTCCCTTCAGAGGGAATCcaggaaggagaagaggaggagctgtgggaagaggaggacgatgcGGTTGCGCCTCATGCCCCACGccgtctcgaggtcgagtacAGCGTCGTGTGGAGTGCAAGTTACCGCGTGCCCATGCTGTGTTTCCGGGCTTGGGACGAGA gtgGTACACCCTCGCCCCTTGCCACTGTCGCTGCGCACTTCCTCCGCGCGTCTATCCCGACGGACACGGAGACCGGGTCGCGCGGGGACGCGCTGCTCCTTCCGGCCGCCCCTTTTCCGCTCATCCAGGCGAGCGAGCATCCCGTCACGGGCGCCGCAGTGTGGAGCGTCCACCCGTGCGAGGTGCGGAATGCTGTTCAGGAGATTGTAGCGGCTgaaggaggggaaggggacAGGCTGCGCTGGCTCGAAGCGTGGTTCATGCTCTCGGACTCTGTGGTTGATCTGACTCTATAA
- a CDS encoding uncharacterized protein (Belongs to the major facilitator superfamily. Sugar transporter (TC 2.A.1.1) family): MTSPTDNVDSLKGAVVHAEEVDLADEKNLNVVGDAVHAEAVEASMGVMEGLKTYPRAVFWSFSISLLIIMEGYDVAVLGSVIGLPQYREKFGVPVINSQGLPDYELLPAWQMAVNQAPNVGCIIGIFIASWAQDRWGYRRTLQIALVFLTGAIFIIFFSVNVQMLFIGELLCGLPWGAFSSSAVSYASDVTPIPLRGYLTTYVNLCWIIGQILAAGILYRVLSLPGTLAYQVAFAVQWVWPIPLFILVTLAPESPWFLVRKGRLEEARHAVSRLQSKTSTIDPADTVAMMVRTDQFELDNEVGSSYLSCFRGADRRRTEISAMAWVAQVLCGMAFAGAPVYFFKQAGLSEENSFQLNLGITFMALGGTLASWVALTFGGRRPFFIGGLATMCGLLVIIGGLSWSPNPNVKWAQAALIMIFVWTYDFTIGPLTYCIVGETSATRLRSKTVGLSRNAYNVTSIVGGILNTYMMNPLAWNWKSRSALFWAGTCLIMTIWSFFRLPEMKGRSYHQLDLLFERRTPTRKFKETVITSEDEE; this comes from the exons ATGACTTCTCCAACCGACAATGTCGACTCTCTCAAGGGCGCTGTAGTCCACGCCGAAGAAGTAGACCtggccgacgagaagaaCCTCAATGTGGTCGGTGACGCCGTccacgccgaggccgtcgaggcctCCATGGGCGTCATGGAGGGCCTCAAGACCTACCCACGCGCCGTGTTCTGGTCCTTCTCGATCTCTCTCCTCATCA TTATGGAAGGTTACGATGTCGCCGTTCTGGGATCGGTTATCGGTCTCCCTCAGTACCGTGAGAAGTTTGGCGTGCCAGTGATCAACTCCCAAGGACTTCCCGACTATGAGCTCCTCCCGGCGTGGCAGATGGCCGTTAACCAGGCTCCCAACGTGGGCTGCATCATCGGAATTTTTATTGCTTCTTGGGCCCAGGACCGCTGGGGATACCGCCGCACGCTCCAGATTGctctcgtcttcctcactGGCGCCATCTTCAtcatcttcttctccgTCAACGTCCAGATGCTTTTCatcggcgagctcctctGCGGCCTGCCATGGGGCGCATTCTCCTCTTCGGCCGTTTCCTATGCCTCGGACGTCActcccatccccctccGCGGCTACCTCACCACCTACGTCAACCTCTGCTGGATCATCGGGCAGATTCTCGCGGCTGGTATCCTGTACCGCGTCCTCTCGCTTCCCGGCACCCTCGCGTACCAGGTTGCGTTTGCCGTTCAGTGGGTCTGGCCCATCcccctcttcatcctcgtGACCCTCGCTCCCGAGAGCCCATGGTTCCTCGTTCGCAAGGGCCGCCTTGAGGAGGCACGCCACGCCGTCTCTCGCCTCCAGAGCAAGACTTCTACCATCGACCCGGCCGACACTGTTGCGATGATGGTTCGCACCGACCAGTTTGAGCTGGATAACGAGGTCGGATCAAGCTACCTCTCCTGCTTCCGTGGCGCGGACCGCCGCCGTACTGAGATCTCGGCCATGGCCTGGGTGGCTCAGGTGCTTTGCGGTATGGCGTTTGCCGGAGCGCCCGTCTACTTCTTCAAGCAGGCCGGTCTTAGCGAGGAGAATTCGTTccagctcaacctcggtATCACGTTCATGGCACTCGGAGGCACGCTCGCCAGCTGGGTAGCCCTCACCTTTGGTGGCCGTCGGCCATTCTTCATCGGCGGCTTGGCTACCATGTGCGGCCTCCTGGTCATTATTGGCGGTCTGTCATGGtcccccaaccccaacgtCAAGTGGGCTCAGGCTGCGCTCATCATGATCTTCGTCTGGACTTACGACTTCACCATCGGACCCCTCACGTACTGCATTGTCGGTGAGACTAGCGCGACTCGTCTGCGCTCCAAGACTGTCGGTCTCTCGCGCAACGCCTACAACGTCACCTCCatcgtcggcggcatccTCAACACGTACATGATGAACCCGCTCGCCTGGAATTGGAAGTCGCGTTCAGCCCTCTTCTGGGCCGGTACTTGTCTCATTATGACCATCTGGAGCTTCTTCCGCCTCCCTGAGATGAAGGGACGCAGCTACCACCAGCTCGACCTTCTCTTTGAGCGCCGCACCCCCACGCGCAAGTTCAAGGAGACCGTCATCACctcggaggacgaggagtaG
- a CDS encoding uncharacterized protein (3-beta hydroxysteroid dehydrogenase/isomerase family) yields MPAVPLGSLVLVTGASGFIAVHTIKTFLENGYPVRGTVRSHAKGEYLADLFKGSKVPFEYVIVEDIAQPGAFDEAVKGVAGVAHTASPFHFRVNDPQQLIEPAVKGTLGVLESIQRNNPDVKRIVITSSCASIMDDAAPKPHVRTEKDWNETSLKEVEGKGRDAMPIDMYRASKTLAERAFWKFIDEKKTSWDGATICPPMVYGPILQQVSSTSGLNTSNASLLDWLTGNKKQSDIPEVAPFNWVDVRDVALAHVRALTVPEAGGERFIVGAGPGSPNDLVLSFERHFPDRKTYPKGDALKVEAINAQSNRYDGSKAERILGIKYHDIDMSVKDTVESLITRLGV; encoded by the exons ATGCCTGCTGTTCCGCTCGGATccctcgtgctcgtcacCGGCGCCTCTGGCTTCATTGCAGT acaCACCATCAAAACCTTCCTCGAGAACGGCTACCCCGTCCGCGGCACGGTCCGTTCGCATGCCAAGGGCGagtacctcgccgacctttTCAAGGGGAGCAAGGTGCCGTTCGAATATGTGATCGTTGAAGACATTGCCCAG ccgGGAGCGTttgacgaggccgtcaagggcGTGGCTGGCGTCGCACACACTGCTAG CCCGTTCCACTTCAGGGTGAACGACCCGCAGCAGCTTATCGAACCGGCTGTCAAGGGAACACTGGGCGTGCTCGAGAGCATCCAGAGGAACAA CCCCGATGTCAAGCGTATCGTCATCACCAG CTCCTGTGCTTCCATCATGGATGACGCTGCTCCCAAGCCTCATGT CCGCACAGAGAAGG ACTGGAACGAGAcgtcgctcaaggaggtcgagggaAAGGGCCGCGATGCCATGCCCATTGACATGTACCGCG CTAGCAAGACGCTCGCTGAGCGTGCGTTCTGGAAGTTTatcgacgagaagaagacgagcTGGGACGGCGCAACAATCTGCCCGCCAATG GTGTACGGTCCCATCCTGCAACAGGtctcgagcacgtcggGCCTCAACACTTCGAATG cgagcctcctcgactgGCTGACTGGCAACAAGAAGCAGAGTGACATCCCGGAGGTCGCGCCCTTCAACTGGGTCGATGTACGCGACG TTGCCCTTGCTCACGTCCGTGCGCTCACGGTTCCGGAGGCCGGCGGGGAGCGCTTCATCGTTGGCGCTGGCCCGGGCTCACCCAACGATCTCGTGCTG AGCTTCGAACGTCACTTCCCAGACCGCAAGACATACCCTAAGGGTGACGCGTTGAAGGTGGAGGCGATCAACGCCCAGAGCAACCGTTACGACGGGTCCAAAGCGGAACGCATCCTTGGCATAAAGTACCATGACATCGACATGTCGGTCAAAGACACGGTCGAAAGCCTGATCACGCGGTTGGGCGTGTAG
- a CDS encoding uncharacterized protein (Belongs to the enoyl-CoA hydratase isomerase family), producing the protein MMQRRTPVSVSFPQLPKKAAYVLINNPAKRNALALGVLRDLKAQLVSSMTGTSGRLLTLPTFDPMILDKMEAGDEEYAWLLDGAAWRAERAHLPNVLVLRSEGPVFSSGHDLKELAGLSHDEVKETFALCADVMRLIRHSPAPVVCPIQGLATAAGFQLAMSTDYPITLANTPFRLPGATIGLPCTSPSTAISRRLGAGLTYRMLATADTITAGEVGSGAIDIVPVSQWEESTDVNAKAFEKRVANVISRLADETAGQPLALGKWAYWTQLGIQGSGGDGYEEAATWAGRVMALHARAEDAKEGIAAFFGKRKPEWKT; encoded by the exons ATGATGCAACGGAGGACGCCGGTATCGG tgtCGTTCCCCCAGCTTccgaagaaggcggcgtACGTGCTCATTAACAACCCGGCCAAGCGGAATGCCCtggccctcggcgtcctgcGCGACCTCAAGGCGCAACTCGTGTCCAGCATGACCGGCACCAGCGGGCGGCTGCTCACCTTGCCTACATTCGATCCCATGATTCTTGACAAGATGGAAGCCGGGGACGAGGAGTATGCGTGGCTCCTTGACGGCGCTGCTTGGCGGGCAGAGCGCGCCCATCTCCCGAACGTCCTTGTTCTGCGGTCCGAGGGCCCGGTGTTCTCATCCGGGCACGACCTCAAGGAACTTGCGGGTCTCTcgcacgacgaggtcaaggagacGTTTGCGCTGTGCGCCGACGTTATGCGTCTTATTCGTCACTCGCCTGCCCCGGTCGTCTGCCCCATCCAGGGACTCGCCACGGCGGCCGGATTTCAGCTCGCCATGTCCACAGACTATCCGATTACGCTGGCCAACACGCCCTTCAGGCTGCCGGGGGCGACGATCGGACTTCCCTGCACTTCTCCTTCTACGGCGATCTCGCGCCGGCTTGGCGCAGGACTCACGTACCGCATGCTCGCGACGGCGGATACCATCACCGCcggcgaggtggggagCGGAGCAATCGATATCGTACCCGTCAGCCagtgggaggagagcaCGGACGTAAATGCCAAGGCGTTTGAGAAGCGCGTCGCCAATGTCATCTCTAGACTGGCGGACGAAACGGCAGGCCAgcctctcgccctcggcaagTGGGCGTATTGGACCCAGCTGGGTATTCAGGGGAGTGGAGGCGACGGGTACGAGGAAGCGGCGACATGGGCCGGCCGCGTTATGGCGCTGCatgcgcgcgccgaggatgccAAGGAGGGCATTGCCGCATTCTTTGGGAAGCGCAAGCCCGAGTGGAAGACTTAG
- the PHO91 gene encoding uncharacterized protein (Citrate transporter) has product MKFGTLLELNSNVEWWDHYVDYAALKKLFPSVPLDPTYLATQQHAESGSLLPTHRSGTTKWASPEQFKVALDHERTKVDKFYETKLADLRKSTGILQGEVDSIEQRELMVDLDEVIHEEDEWDEEDADERANLLSDLPLPGSIGAPRKRGSIFGKLPSFPRRSSVTSDSADIIQSSLPAEVRSSKSRQRSRSLVLTGSSTEDDPLASQPPLSPRAKRRSRTMSDYSSAEDHFERRGSMSSISSGGGLWRTSSRRVHKLGLQPMDPSSYPEWLRDELAKASDVESANIKHVYYVWRGNTDYATVLRIGMKKRISALWLDLYALKQYVDLNFTAFQKILKKYDKNTNSKLKKAYMSDEVLKTYPWTDAAKADLDLLLNQVLFLYRRVVVAGDEELAKEQLRAQLRERIVVDRETVWSQMVGDRRKGIFRSVEPETELPAFEETKRAIRTPCGRIPVPKWLLKKKFIIFLIAVLSMVGIILAHPMDRVEESNCLALLVFCTILWATEAIPLFVTSFTVPILVVILGVLRSDEDDSRLPANDATKFIFSVMFSPTIMLLIGGFTIAAGLSRTRLDHMAASRILSSAGSNPSFVLLVLMFVATFASMWISNVAAPTLCYALVRPILDELPPKSVFSKCLILAIALASNIGGMASPISSPQNLIALGSMVPELTWIEWFAISLPVGITSVVAIWAFLHYDYRWESDLRIPKMRKNTDSLSRKHYFVLFFTVFTIALWCIEKNIESFIGDMGIIAIIPVIAFFGSGILRKEDFHDFQWPIVFLAMGGIALGKAVLSSGLLESMDKFLLKLVQGMGLYSILVVFCSISLVVATFISHTIAAVLLVPIAERIGNSMADPHPRLLIMATALICSAGMGLPVSGFPNMTAITQENKLGHRFINANDFLRNGIPASILATFVICTIGYAIMRALDL; this is encoded by the exons ATGAAGTTCGG aacATTACTGGAGCTCAACTCGAACGTCGAGTGGTGGGATCACTATGTCGA CTACGCAGCCCTGAAAAAGCTCTTCCCGTCGGTCCCCCTCGACCCGACCTACCTCGCTACGCAGCAGCACGCCGAGTCCGGTAGCCTACTTCCCACGCACCGCAGTGGCACTACCAAGTGGGCGTCGCCGGAGCAGTTCAAGGTAGCCCTCGACCATGAGCGGACCAAGGTCGACAAGTTTTACGAGACTAAGCTCGCTGACCTGCGCAAATCGACCGGAATCCTgcagggcgaggtcgactcaatcgagcagcgcgagctgATGGTTGACCTTGATGAGGTCATccacgaggaggatgagtgggatgaggaggacgctGACGAACGCGCCAACCTACTCTCCGATCTGCCGCTGCCAGGCTCAATTGGGGCGCCTCGCAAACGCGGCTCGATCTTTGGTAAGCtgccctccttccctcggCGGTCAAGCGTCACCAGCGACTCGGCCGACATAATACAGTCGTCTCTCCCGGCTGAGGTACGCTCCAGCAAGTCACGGCAGCGCTCCCGCTCTCTCGTTCTCACAGGCAGCAGCACTGAGGACGATCCGTTGGCGTCGCAGCCTCCGCTGAGCCCCCGCGCCAagcgccgcagccgcacTATGAGCGACTACTCGAGTGCGGAAGATCACTTTGAGCGCCGCGGCTCGATGAGTTCGATATCCTCGGGCGGCGGACTGTGGCGCACCTCTTCGCGCCGCGTCCACAAGCTCGGTCTCCAGCCCATGGACCCCTCGTCGTACCCCGAGTGGCTCAgggacgagctcgccaaggcctCGGACGTCGAGTCTGCTAATATCAAGCACGTCTACTATGTGTGGAGGGGCAATACCGATTATGCGACTGTGTTGCGCATCGGCATGAAGAAGCGGATCTCGGCGCTCTGGCTTGACCTGTACGCGCTCAAGCAGTATGTCGACCTCAACTTTACCGCGTTCCAGAAGATCCTCAAGAAGTACGACAAGAACACGAACagcaagctcaagaaggcgtACATGTCtgacgaggtgctcaagACGTATCCCTGGACGGACGCGGCAAAGGCCGATCTGGACCTGCTCCTCAACCAGGTGCTCTTCCTCTACCGCCGAGTCGTTGTGGCtggggacgaggagctaGCCAAGGAGCAGCTCCGGgcgcagctgcgcgagcgtATTGTTGTCGACCGCGAGACAGTTTGGTCGCAGATGGTTGGCGACCGCCGCAAAGGTATCTTCCGCTCGGTCGAGCCCGAAACCGAGCTGCCCGCGTTCGAGGAGACCAAGCGGGCGATACGCACGCCGTGCGGGCGCATCCCGGTGCCCAAGTGGTTACTCAAGAAGAAGTTCATTATCTTCCTCATTGCAGTGCTGTCCATGGTCGGCATCATCCTCGCGCATCCCATGGACCGCGTTGAGGAGAGCAACTGCCTAGCGCTTCTTGTGTTCTGTACCATCCTCTGGGCGACCGAGGCGATCCCGCTCTTCGTCACCTCGTTTACTGTGCCGATTCTTGTCGTTATCCTCGGTGTCCTgcgcagcgacgaggatgactCGCGCCTCCCTGCGAATGACGCGACCAAGTTCATCTTCTCCGTCATGTTCTCGCCCACAATCATGCTCCTCATCGGCGGCTTTACGATCGCCGCGGGTCTCTCGCGCACGCGGCTAGACCACATGGCCGCGAGCCGTATCCTCTCGTCGGCAGGCTCGAACCCAAGCTTTGTGCTCCTCGTGCTCATGTTCGTGGCCACGTTTGCGAGCATGTGGATCTCAAacgtcgccgcgccgacgctcTGTTACGCGCTCGTCCGCCcgatcctcgacgagctcccGCCCAAAAGCGTCTTCTCCAAGTGTCTCATCCTTGCGATTGCGCTCGCTTCCAACATTGGAGGCATGGCGTCGCcgatctcgtcgccgcAGAACCTCATCGCTCTAGGCAGCATGGTGCCCGAACTCACGTGGATCGAATGGTTCGCCATCTCGCTCCCTGTCGGCATCACCTCGGTTGTAGCGATCTGGGCTTTCCTCCACTACGACTACCGGTGGGAGAGCGACCTGCGCATTCCCAAGATGCGCAAGAACACGGACTCCCTGTCGCGCAAGCACTACTtcgtcctcttcttcaCGGTCTTCACCATCGCGCTGTGGTGCATCGAGAAGAATATCGAGAGCTTCATCGGCGACATGGGCATTATCGCCATCATCCCCGTCATCGCCTTCTTCGGCAGCGGCATCCTGCGCAAGGAGGACTTCCACGACTTCCAGTGGCCCATCGTTTTCCTCGCCATGGGCGGCATTGCGCTCGGCAAGGCTGTCCTCAGCTctggcctcctcgagtcGATGGACAAgttcctcctcaagctcgtccagGGCATGGGCCTGTACTCGATCCTGGTCGTGTTCtgctccatctccctcgTGGTGGCGACCTTCATTTCGCACACGatcgccgccgtcctcctcgtcccgatcgccgagcgcatcgGCAACTCGATGGCCGACCCCCACCCGCGCCTCCTCATCATGGCCACGGCACTCATCTGTTCGGCGGGCATGGGTCTCCCCGTCTCGGGCTTCCCGAACATGACTGC gaTCACACAGGAGAACAAGCTCGGCCACCGCTTCATCAACGCCAACGACTTCCTCCGCAACGGCATCCCCGCCTCCATTTTGGCGACGTTTGTCATCTGCACGATAGGCTACGCCATCATGCGTGCTCTGGA tcTCTGA